The Dehalococcoidia bacterium genomic interval TCGTTGTGGGCCTCGAGAACCTGATCGGCCTCTGAAAGCCCGCGCCTCATTGGCTAACGAATCCTCAGAGGCCTCCGGGAGCGTAAGTCCTAATGGCAGCCCACTTGTCCTGTCCTGAAGGGAGCCCGTCCCCATGCTTCGTAGTTTCATGCCCGCCGTCCTGTTTGTAATCGTCCTTGCTGGCGCCGTTGCCGCTGCCTGTGGTGGCGACGATGACGGCGGAGGCGCCGCGGCCTCCCCGACGAGGCCCGCTGCCGCCGCGGCCAGCCCGACCTCGGCGCCCGCCGCGGCCAGCCCGACGAGCGCGGCCGGCGGCACTGGCAACAGCATTACGATCGCTGATTTTTCCTACTCGCCGGCCCGCATCACCGTCCGCGCCGGCCAGCCCGTCCAGCTCACGGTCACGAACGGCGGCCAATTCCCTCACACCTTCACGGTTGACAACCTGGTCGACAGCGGCTCCCTGGCGGCTGGTCAGACGCGCAACGTGACCTTTACTCCTCCGGCGGCGGGCCAGTTCACCTTCTACTGCACCATCCACGGCCAGGCGCGCATGAGCGGCCAGCTAACCGTGCAAGGGACCACGGGTGCGGTCCCATCCGAAGGCGCCCCGGCCGGCCAGAGCACCTCGGCGTCGCAGCCAGCGGGCGATGCGACCCCGGCGACCCAGACCGGTTACGACTACGGCTACTAGGCCGTCCGTCAGGCGGAGAGTACCGGCCACGGAACAAGAAACAAGGACCAGGCTAGAATCTCCGTCCCGGGGCCTCAGGCTCGGGCGGCCTGCTTCCGGCTTACCGTTACCGCTTTCTCACCTGACCAGTCATTTAATTCGAACATAGCATTTGGACACCGCGATTTAGATCGCATATCATGAGGTGGCTCGCCGCACGGCGAGCCTCATCTTTCCCTGTCGGGTGGAACCAGGTGCGGCATATGGCGAAGAGCTACAACGTAGCGGTTGTTGGCGCGACCGGAATTGTTGGCGAGGAGTTCCTCAAGATCCTCTCCAAGCGCACCTTCCCGCTGAAGTCCCTCAAGCTCCTCGCGTCGCACCGCTCCGCGGGCAAGCGTATCCCCTTCCGCGGCGACCTCCTCGAGGTCGAGGCCCTCACCCCTCAGTCCTTCGAAGGCTGCGACATTGCCTTCATATCGGCGACGGACGAGGTCTCCCGTGACTACTGCCCCATCGCTGCCAAGGCGGGCGCCGTCGCCATCGATGACTCCGGTGTCTGGCGCATGGACCCGGACGTGCCGCTCGTGGTGCCCGAGATCAACCCCCAGGACGTCGAGAACCACAAGGGCATCCTTGCCATCCCTAACTGCTCGACGACCCCGGTTGTCCTCACCCTGTGGCCCCTGCACCAGCGCAACCGGGTTCGGCGCATCGTGGCTTCCACCTATCAGTCCGTATCCGGCACTGGCCGCGCCGCCGTCGATGAGCTTCAAGCCTCCACGAGACGCGTAATGGACGGCGGCACCTTCCCGCCGCATGTGTACCCGCACCAGATCGCGTTCAATCTGATCCCCGAGATCGGGTCAATGCGAGAGAACGGCTACACGAGCGAAGAGATGAAGATGGCCAACGAGTCGCGCAAGATCATGCATGACGAGTCCATTGCCATTTCCGCGACCTGCGTGCGCGTCCCCGTATACTTCGCCCACAGCGCCGCCGTAAACGCCGAGTTCGAGCACCCTATCGACCCTACGGAAGTGCGGCAGGTGCTGTCCTGCGCGCCGGGCGTCGTCGTCCAGGATGACCTCGCGGCGCACGTCTATCCGATGCCGGCGGACGCCGCTGGGAAGGACCCGGTATTCGTGGGCAGAATTCGCAGAGACATCTCCACCGAGAACGGCATCACCTTCTGGGTGGTCGGCGATAACCTGCGCAAGGGGGCCGCCCTCAATGCCCTGCAGATCGCCGAGGAGATGATTTCGCGCGGCGTCATATAATCTAGGCCCCGCCAGGCCAGTTCAAGCACGGCCGGAGGATGGCTATGACCCCTGAGTCTGGGAACGGCACGGCCCGCTCGCGCCAGGAAATAGGCCGTCTCCTGACGGCGATGATCACTCCCTTTACCCCCTCAGGAGAGGTTGACTACGGCCAGGCGCAACGCCTGGCCGTGGCCCTTCTCGACAGCGGCAGCGACGGCGTGGTTGTTGCCGGCACCACCGGCGAGGCGCCTACCCTCAGCGCCCGCGAGAAGGTCCGGCTCTTCGGGGCGGTGAAAGAGGCGGTAGGCGACCGGGGGACCGTACTGGCCGGGACTGGCACCTACAACACTGCCGAAAGCATCGAGCTCTCGCGGGAAGCGGAGCGGGCCGGCGTGGACGGCCTCCTCCTCACCGTGCCCTATTACAGCAAGCCTTCGCAGGAAGGCATTTACCGCCACTTCGAAGCCATCGCTGCGGCGACCCACCTCCCCTGCGTCCTCTACAACATACCGGGCCGCACCAGCGTCAACATGGCCCCCGAGACCATCGTGCGCGCTGCCTCGATCCCCAACGTGGTCGGCGTCAAGGAGGCAAGCGGCAGCCTTGACGCCGTCGCCAGGATTGTGGAGGAGGCAGGCCCCGAGTTCCGCGTCTGGAGCGGCGACGACCAGCTGACCTTGCCCATGCTGGCCGTCGGCGGTTACGGAGTGATCTGCGTGACCTCCCATCTCACGGGCCGCCAGGTGAAGGCGATGATCGAAGCCCACCTTGCCGGCAGGGCCTCAGAGGCCGCTGCACTTCATCGCCGGCTCCTGCCGCTGATGAACGCGCTCATGACCATCGCCAGCAACCCGGTACCGGTGAAGCACGCGCTCAATAAGCTCGGCTTCGACGCGGGCGGCGTGCGCTTGCCCCTCTGGGACCTGGACGCGGCGGCGTCAAGCCGCCTCATGGCCGAGGTCAGCCGCCACCAGATCGACCTCCCTATCGCCGCCGCAGCGCGCTAGCGGCCTCGCCGCTCGCGGCCCTTCGCCGTCGGCGAGACAACCTCACGCTGACGCTTAGAAGAACAGCTCCTGCGCCTGCTCAGGGTCCATGTCCTTGAGCTTCACCAGGATGACGTTGCCATCAGGGTCGGCGCAGTAGACTCCGTATTCGAGGCGGCGTAGGACGCTGCCGCCGGCCGCCACCAGGTGCTCGATCCCGACTTCGAGGTCGTCGACGGTCCAGAACAGACGATGGGTCTCGCGGCGGCCGCCGGGCTTCTCTCCCTGAATGAGGTCGAGCACGACGTTGCCGTAACGGATGGTTGCGATGCGCCTGTCCTGGCCCGGGTCCTCCTCGTCCCGCAGGACCTCGAAACCGAGGTCGTCGCAGTAGAAGCCCAGAGAGCGCTCGATGTCCGCGACGTAGATCGCGGCGCCCAGCTCGATGATGGCCTCGAAGCCGTTCACGCTGCCTCTGCCTGGCATCCGCCGTGGCCGGACCGCGACCGAGGCCGCCGGTGGCGGATCAAGCCTTCTCCTGTTGCTCCAGCTGGTACTCCACCACGGCCTTGATGGCCTGGTGGGCGAGGATGATGTACTCGTGCGGCAGTAGCTCCAGGGGCCGCATCTCCTCGTCGCGCATGCCCACCGGGTCGCTGTCGTCGCCGGAGAAGTCCATGCGCATGATCAGCTCGTAGAGTTCCCCGTCTCGCCCGACGACTATGCAGCCGCGGTTCGGCCCCGCCAGGACGCCGGCGTCGACCTCGATGCCGTAGTTGAAGAAGGACCCCGGATAGGGCGGGAAAGGGTCGAGGGACGCGACCGCGGCGTGGAGGATGTCACGGAGCTGCTGGGCCGCGCGCTCCACCACGAGGTCGGCGTGGGCCTTGCGGGCAAGCGGGTCTGTGTCTGCCGTCATCGACGTACCTCTTTGTGCTCGTCGGTAGTATAACCGCCGCCTCTCGATTGGGCCGGAAGGCTCTTCAATATGCAAATTGACGCTGTGCTATATTCGATTGGAGGCGTCTATTGCGCCTGCGAAGGCGGTCGTCGCGACGACTCTCCGGCCTTCGCCGGGATATCGAGTTGGAAGCCTCAGCAGGGTTTGGCTCTTCTATTGCGCCGGGTAGCTCTCGGTCTCTGTCGCGGCGGCGTCCCGGCAGTGGGCGAGTGATGCGCCGCGGAAGGTGACCATGCAGGCCACGCGTCAGGAGATCCTCGGCTACCTGCGTCGCCACGGCGAGGCGACGGTGAAGGAGCTTGGCGACCTCCTCGGGCTGACCTCGACGGGCATCCGCCAGCACCTCACGGTGCTGGAGCGCGACGGCCTGGTGCAGGTACGGGAGACCAGGGGGCGAGTCGGTCGCCCCGCCCTTGTCTATTCCCTCACCCCCTCCGGATTGGCCCTGTTTCCCAACCGCCACGATGACCTCGCCAACCTTCTCCTGACCGAGATAAGGGCGATAGCCGGGAGCCAGGGCCTGCAGAGCGTCCTGATGCGCGTGGCCGCGCGTTCGGCCGAGCCGTACGAGCCGCGTGTCCGGGGGCTGGGCCTGGCGGCGCGCGTGTCCGAGGCGGCGGCCATCATTAACGAGCGCGGCTGCCTGGCCGAGACGGAGGCCAGCGGCGATGAGTTCCTGATCCACCAGTTCACCTGTCCCTTCCCCAACGTGGCGCGCTACAACAGCGGCGTTTGCGCCATGGAGGTCGAGTTCGTGCGCCGGCTCACCGGCGGCGACGCTCGTCTGGTGCGCAGCCTGCTGCGCGGCGACAAGTCGTGCACCTACCGGGTCCGCGAGCCGAGCTAGCCGGGGCGAGACTCTCTCACTGAGGTAGCCCCACGAGGCCTCTCTTCCGTCCGCGCCGGCTCTGGCGGGCACGGAGGTGCCTGCCTGCCCGCGGGTGGGCACTGGGCCTCCTGGCACCGACCCGCCCGCGCTCCCCGCCGCGGCTGTAGAATCTGGCGGGACTGTATGTCGGACGTGACCGCCCTTAGCGCCGATCTGCTCGCGGCGGGCCGCGATGCGCTGGCGCGCGGCGCCTGGACGGAGGCGAAGGACCGCTTCCGCCGCGTCCTCGAGGTCGAGGAGTCGCCCGAAGCGTTGGAGGGCTACGCCCTCGCCTGTTACTGGCTGGACCACGTTACGGAGCTTTTCGACACGCGCGAACGGGCCTTCCACGCCTATCGCGCCCGTGGCGACCGGCGCTCGGCGGCCCGGGTCGCCACGGCGATTGCCGTGGACTTCGGGGACATCCGCGGCGAGCTTGCGGTCGCGAGCGGCTGGTTCCAGCGCGCCGCGAGCCTGCTCGCTGATATCGAACTGTGTGACGAGCACGGGTGGCTCGAGTTCTGGCAGGGCGTAGTCGCAGCCGCTATCGAGGGAGACGTTGCCAGGGCTCGCAAGCACCAGCCGGAGGCCCTGCGGCTGGCGCGCGAGCTGAAGAACTTCGACCTCGAGATGATGGCGGTGGCCCTGGATGGCTTCGCGATGGTGCGCGAAGGCCGCGTCGAAGAAGGCTTGCGCCGGCTCGACGAGGCGACTGCCGCGGCCGTCTCGGGTGAAATGTCCGACCTTCTGGCGATAGGGACCGCCTGCTGCGCCGCGATCTACGCCTGCGAGGCCGTGGCCGATTACGACCGCGCCCGGCAGTGGTGTGACCGCGCCACCGACTTCTGTCGCCGGTGGGGCCTTGCTTCGCTCTTTGCCATCTGCCGTTCCTATTACGCCACGGTGCTGGTCTGGCGCGGTGACTGGGCCGAGGCCGAGGCGCAACTTATGGCCGCGGCGCGAGAGCTGGAGACGAGCCGCCCCGGCAACGCCTCGGAGGCGCTCGCGAAGCTCGGCGACCTGCGCCGGCGCCAGGGTCGCCTGGCCGAAGCGGAGGAGCTCCTGAACCGAGCCGAGACGCACCCCATGAGCTTGCTCGGCAAAGCGGCGTTGGCGCTGGACCGCAGCGACCCGTCCTCGGCGCTCGACCTCGTTCGACGCTTCCTGCGGCGCATCTCGGACGAAGACCAGGCCGAGCGCGTCTTCGCGCTCGAGGTCGCGGTCCGCGCGAGCATAGCCAAAGGGGACCTCGAGAGCGCGCGCATGGACCAGGAGCAGGCGGCTGCCGCGGCTCAGGCCGTCGGCACGGCGTCGCTCCGCGCCTCAGCGTCACTCAGCGCCGGCCTTGTCGCCCTGGCCGAAGGCGAACTGCAACTGGCAAGGGAGCGTTTCGAAGACGCCATCGACCTGTTCGAGGTGACAGGCAACGGCTTCGATGGCGCCCGCGCCCGGCTGGAGCTCGCACGCGCGCTGCAGGCGCTCGGGCGCCCTGAAGCCGCTACCGAGCAAGCCGCCGCGGCCCTGCAGCGCTTCCAACGGGTTGGCGCCGCCTACCACGCACAGCTCGCCGCCAGGGCAGCCGGTGCTCTCCCCCGCTCGGGCAGCGCCGGCCAGCCGAGGCCGCTGCCCGGCCTCACCGCCCGCGAGAGCGAGGTCCTCTGGCTCCTGGTTGAAGGGCGGACCAACCAGGAGATCGCCGACGAGCTCGTGCTGAGCGTACGCACGGTCGAACGGCACATCTCGACGATCTACGAGAAGCTGGACCTGCACGGCAAGGCGGCCCGCGCTGCCGCCACAGCCTTCGCCCTCCGCCACGCCTCCCCCACCTAGACTAGGCCCGATTTACGTGTAGGGAATGAGGCGTTTTGCGTGTAGACACGCACGCGCGCCCTCCCCAGCCCTTTGTAGGCTTCTGGCATCCCGCGGGGCTTGCCGGACGGCCGGTCCTCGGACACCCGGCGGGTCCCCGGGATCGAATTGAGGAGGTTGGACGTGGACAGAGAAGCACTGGCTGGACTGGCGGCGGGTTTGCGCGGCGGCGTCATCGCGGCGGGCGACGAGGGCTACGAGCAGGCGCGTCAGGTGTGGAACGGCACCATCGACAAGCATCCGGCGCTGATCGTGAAGTGCCAGGGCGCCGCCGACGTAATCGACGCTGTGCGCTTCGCGAAGCAGCACGGGCTTGGAGTCTCCGTCCGTGGTGGCGGACACCACGTCGCGGGCGGCGCCTTGCTCGATGGTGGGCTAGTGATCGACCTCTCGCCCATGCGCTCGGTGCGCGTCGACGCGGCGGCGAACACCGTGCGCGCCGAGGGCGGCGCCCTCATCAGCGATGTCGACCGCGAGGCGGGAGCCTTCGGCCTCTGCGTGCCGCTGGGGGTCGTCCCGGACACTGGAATTGCAGGCCTCACACTTGCCGGTGGGCTCGGCCTCCTCCGGCGCAAGAGCGGCATGACCAGCGACAACCTGATTTCCGCGGACGTGGTAACTGCCGGCGGCAGCCTGGTACGGGCCAGCGCCGAGGAGAACCCGGACCTCTTCTGGGCCCTGAGGGGTGGCGGCTGGGACATGGGCGTCGTCACCTCTTTCGAATTCCGCGCCCGCCCCATCTCCCCTGAAATCTTCCTAGTCTTCACGGCCTATCCAATCGAGGAGGGCCGCACGGTGCTTCGGAATTTCCGGGAGTTCATGGCAGGAGCGCCCGATGAGATGAGCCCTCTCGCCATCGTCTGGACGTTTCCGGAGGAGCCTTACCCGAAGGAACTCTGGGGCCGGCAGTTCGTCGCGGTGGTCGGGATTTACGATGGGCCGGCGGATGAAGGCGAAAGGGCATACCAGCCGTTGCGTCAGCTCGCCACGCCGCTGATGGACGCCAGCGAGCGCACCACCTACCTCGCGGTCCAGCACTTGTTCGCCGAAGACTATCCGAGCGGCCGCCGCTATTACTGGAAGTCGAGTTACCTGCCGAAGCTGGGAGACGACGCGATCGACACGTTGCTGGACTTCGGCCGCCGGCGGCCTTCGCCGTTGAGCAGCGTCGATGTCTGGCCCCTCGGCGGCGCGCTTGACCGCGTCGACCCGCAGCAGACGGCGTTCGGACAACGCGGCGCGGGCTACCTCATCGGCATCGAGGCTAACTGGGAGGACGCGGCAGCCGACGCGGCCAACGTGGCCTGGGCTCGCGAAACGACGGCCGCCCTCGAACCCCATTCCACCGGCGGGTCCTACCTGAACTTCGAGGACGTGCGCGACCACGCCGTATTTGCCCGCTCGCACGGGGCAAACTTCGATCGCCTCGCGCAGATCAAGCGCAAGTACGACCCGGACAACCTCTTCCGCTCACGGCGCCTCGCCTGAGGAGCCGGGCGACCCGACCACCGGTGTCACCTCGCGGCCCCGCCTGCCACGCGCCGGGGCCGCGCCCCGCCGGTTCGCGGAAGGCGGGGCTCACGTCCGACCGTCATCCGGTCCGCCTTGCTCCTGATGCTTGCGGCGCAGATGCAAGGGAGGATGCCGGCCTCCTCCCACACCCGGCGGCCCACGGCCCCGGTGGCTGATGACTCGCCAGCCGTGTTGTCGAAGGCATCGCCATGGCCGCGCGCGGGCCAGCCGAACGCGGACGGATAGAAGGCCACCGCGATCGCGAATCCTCGGATCCTCTGACCGGCCCGAGCGGCGCAGCCACCGACGGGAGCAGTGTTGCCGCAGAAGACGCGGCCGGTCGCCCTTCAGGCGTGCGCGGCCGCGCGCTCCTTCTCAGCCGCCTCCACCACCTTCTTCGCCACGTGCTCCGGGACCTCTTCGTAGTGGTCGAAGCTGACCTCGAAGGTCGCGCGGCCCTGGGTGAGGGAGCGGAGGTCGGTGCTGTAGCGTAGCATCTCCGCCGCCGGCGCCTGGGCGTCGATTACCGTCACGCCGTCCTCGGGCGTGATGCCAAGCACCCGCGCCCGCTTGCCGTTGAGGTCGCTGACGATGTCGCCGGTGTAGGCCTCGGGCGCCTTCACTCGCACGTTCAGGATCGGCTCCAGGAGCACTGGGCGTGCCTTCTGCGTGCAGGCCTTCAGCGCCTGCGAGCCGGCGAGCTTGAATGCCATCTCCGAGGAGTCCACAGGGTGGTCCTTGCCGTCCAGCAAGGTCACGCGCAGGTCCACCATCTGGCAGTGCGCCAGCGCACCCTCCTGCAGCGCCTCGACCACTCCAGCCTCTACAGCCGGGATGTACTGCTTCGGCACGTTGCCGCCGACGACCTTGTTGACGAATTCGAAGCCGGCGCCGCGCGGCAGCGGCTCGACGGACAGCAGCACCTTGGCGTACTGACCGTGGCCCCCGGTCTGCTTCTTGTGTGTGTACTCCGCGCTCGCCGCGGTCGTGATCGTCTCCTTGTAAGGCACCTTCGGGGTCTGGAGCACGATGTCCGCGCCGAACTTGCGCTTCATCTTCTCGACGGCGATCTCGACGTGCGATTCGCCGAGGCCGCTGAGGATGGTCTCGCCGGTATCGGGGTCGCGCTGCACGCGCAGCACGGGGTCCTCTTCGGTGATACGCGCCAGGGCGGTGGACATCTTCTCCGTGTCCGCTTTCGAGCGCGGATAGACGGCCACATTGAAAGTTGGCGAGGGGAAAGCGATAGGGGGCAGGATGATCGGCTTCTCGCGCAACGTGAGCGTGTCGCTCGTCACGGTCTTGTCGAGCTTGGCGACGGCGCCGATGTCGCCCGCGATCAACTGCTGCACTGGCTCCTGGGTCTTGCCGCGTACCATGAAGAGCTGGCCCACGCGCTCGTCAGCGTTCTTGTTCGCGTTCCAAACGTGCGAGTCGGCTTTGAGGACGCCGGAGAACACGCGCAGGTAGGTGAGCTTGCCGACGTAGGGGTCGGCCGTCGTCTTGAAGACTTGCGCTGCCAGTGGACCCGAGACGTCCGCCTTCAGCTCGACGGCGGCGCCCGAGCCGTCCTTCGCGGTTACGGTCCGGGCCGCGGGCGAGGGGAAGTACCTGGCGATTGCGTCCAGGAGAGGTTGGAGGCCCACCACTTTCGCGCCGGAGGCCACCATTACGGGCACCACGGTACCGGAGGCGATCCCGGCCTCCAGCCCCTGGCGGACCTCGTCGGGCGTCAGCTCTTCGCCTTCGAGGTACTTCATCGTCAGATCGTCATCGGCCTCGGCCACAACCTCGAGAAGGGCCTCCCGCGCCGAACTGATCTGGTCGGCCATATCCTCCGGGAGGTCGGCCGGTGCTGCCTTGTCGCCAAGGAAGGCCTTCATGTCGACGACGTCGATGACGCCCTTGAAGCTGTCCTGGCTGCCGATGGGCAGGTGGATGGGGACGCAGCGCTTGCTGAGCACTGAGCGCACCTGCTCGAGGGTGGCCGCAAAGTTTGCGTTCTCGCGGTCCATGCGGTTGATGACTATCGCGCGCGGGATCCCCCGCTGCTCAGCCATCCCCCAGGCCTGCTCGGTCCCCACCTGCACGCCGGAGGCGCCGCAGACCACC includes:
- a CDS encoding FAD-binding oxidoreductase, producing MDREALAGLAAGLRGGVIAAGDEGYEQARQVWNGTIDKHPALIVKCQGAADVIDAVRFAKQHGLGVSVRGGGHHVAGGALLDGGLVIDLSPMRSVRVDAAANTVRAEGGALISDVDREAGAFGLCVPLGVVPDTGIAGLTLAGGLGLLRRKSGMTSDNLISADVVTAGGSLVRASAEENPDLFWALRGGGWDMGVVTSFEFRARPISPEIFLVFTAYPIEEGRTVLRNFREFMAGAPDEMSPLAIVWTFPEEPYPKELWGRQFVAVVGIYDGPADEGERAYQPLRQLATPLMDASERTTYLAVQHLFAEDYPSGRRYYWKSSYLPKLGDDAIDTLLDFGRRRPSPLSSVDVWPLGGALDRVDPQQTAFGQRGAGYLIGIEANWEDAAADAANVAWARETTAALEPHSTGGSYLNFEDVRDHAVFARSHGANFDRLAQIKRKYDPDNLFRSRRLA
- a CDS encoding aspartate-semialdehyde dehydrogenase, whose translation is MAKSYNVAVVGATGIVGEEFLKILSKRTFPLKSLKLLASHRSAGKRIPFRGDLLEVEALTPQSFEGCDIAFISATDEVSRDYCPIAAKAGAVAIDDSGVWRMDPDVPLVVPEINPQDVENHKGILAIPNCSTTPVVLTLWPLHQRNRVRRIVASTYQSVSGTGRAAVDELQASTRRVMDGGTFPPHVYPHQIAFNLIPEIGSMRENGYTSEEMKMANESRKIMHDESIAISATCVRVPVYFAHSAAVNAEFEHPIDPTEVRQVLSCAPGVVVQDDLAAHVYPMPADAAGKDPVFVGRIRRDISTENGITFWVVGDNLRKGAALNALQIAEEMISRGVI
- a CDS encoding VOC family protein, yielding MNGFEAIIELGAAIYVADIERSLGFYCDDLGFEVLRDEEDPGQDRRIATIRYGNVVLDLIQGEKPGGRRETHRLFWTVDDLEVGIEHLVAAGGSVLRRLEYGVYCADPDGNVILVKLKDMDPEQAQELFF
- the dapA gene encoding 4-hydroxy-tetrahydrodipicolinate synthase, whose protein sequence is MTPESGNGTARSRQEIGRLLTAMITPFTPSGEVDYGQAQRLAVALLDSGSDGVVVAGTTGEAPTLSAREKVRLFGAVKEAVGDRGTVLAGTGTYNTAESIELSREAERAGVDGLLLTVPYYSKPSQEGIYRHFEAIAAATHLPCVLYNIPGRTSVNMAPETIVRAASIPNVVGVKEASGSLDAVARIVEEAGPEFRVWSGDDQLTLPMLAVGGYGVICVTSHLTGRQVKAMIEAHLAGRASEAAALHRRLLPLMNALMTIASNPVPVKHALNKLGFDAGGVRLPLWDLDAAASSRLMAEVSRHQIDLPIAAAAR
- a CDS encoding cupredoxin domain-containing protein, with amino-acid sequence MLRSFMPAVLFVIVLAGAVAAACGGDDDGGGAAASPTRPAAAAASPTSAPAAASPTSAAGGTGNSITIADFSYSPARITVRAGQPVQLTVTNGGQFPHTFTVDNLVDSGSLAAGQTRNVTFTPPAAGQFTFYCTIHGQARMSGQLTVQGTTGAVPSEGAPAGQSTSASQPAGDATPATQTGYDYGY
- a CDS encoding helix-turn-helix domain-containing protein; translation: MQATRQEILGYLRRHGEATVKELGDLLGLTSTGIRQHLTVLERDGLVQVRETRGRVGRPALVYSLTPSGLALFPNRHDDLANLLLTEIRAIAGSQGLQSVLMRVAARSAEPYEPRVRGLGLAARVSEAAAIINERGCLAETEASGDEFLIHQFTCPFPNVARYNSGVCAMEVEFVRRLTGGDARLVRSLLRGDKSCTYRVREPS
- a CDS encoding LuxR C-terminal-related transcriptional regulator, which translates into the protein MSDVTALSADLLAAGRDALARGAWTEAKDRFRRVLEVEESPEALEGYALACYWLDHVTELFDTRERAFHAYRARGDRRSAARVATAIAVDFGDIRGELAVASGWFQRAASLLADIELCDEHGWLEFWQGVVAAAIEGDVARARKHQPEALRLARELKNFDLEMMAVALDGFAMVREGRVEEGLRRLDEATAAAVSGEMSDLLAIGTACCAAIYACEAVADYDRARQWCDRATDFCRRWGLASLFAICRSYYATVLVWRGDWAEAEAQLMAAARELETSRPGNASEALAKLGDLRRRQGRLAEAEELLNRAETHPMSLLGKAALALDRSDPSSALDLVRRFLRRISDEDQAERVFALEVAVRASIAKGDLESARMDQEQAAAAAQAVGTASLRASASLSAGLVALAEGELQLARERFEDAIDLFEVTGNGFDGARARLELARALQALGRPEAATEQAAAALQRFQRVGAAYHAQLAARAAGALPRSGSAGQPRPLPGLTARESEVLWLLVEGRTNQEIADELVLSVRTVERHISTIYEKLDLHGKAARAAATAFALRHASPT
- the fusA gene encoding elongation factor G, with translation MKDYPTEKIRNLVLLGHGGTGKTTLAEAALFVSGAINRMGKVEDGTTTSDFDPDEVKRKVSINASILPTEWKDRKLNFIDAPGYADFIGDAYSGLAAADAAVVVVCGASGVQVGTEQAWGMAEQRGIPRAIVINRMDRENANFAATLEQVRSVLSKRCVPIHLPIGSQDSFKGVIDVVDMKAFLGDKAAPADLPEDMADQISSAREALLEVVAEADDDLTMKYLEGEELTPDEVRQGLEAGIASGTVVPVMVASGAKVVGLQPLLDAIARYFPSPAARTVTAKDGSGAAVELKADVSGPLAAQVFKTTADPYVGKLTYLRVFSGVLKADSHVWNANKNADERVGQLFMVRGKTQEPVQQLIAGDIGAVAKLDKTVTSDTLTLREKPIILPPIAFPSPTFNVAVYPRSKADTEKMSTALARITEEDPVLRVQRDPDTGETILSGLGESHVEIAVEKMKRKFGADIVLQTPKVPYKETITTAASAEYTHKKQTGGHGQYAKVLLSVEPLPRGAGFEFVNKVVGGNVPKQYIPAVEAGVVEALQEGALAHCQMVDLRVTLLDGKDHPVDSSEMAFKLAGSQALKACTQKARPVLLEPILNVRVKAPEAYTGDIVSDLNGKRARVLGITPEDGVTVIDAQAPAAEMLRYSTDLRSLTQGRATFEVSFDHYEEVPEHVAKKVVEAAEKERAAAHA